One genomic segment of Blattabacterium sp. (Blaberus giganteus) includes these proteins:
- the nrfD gene encoding NrfD/PsrC family molybdoenzyme membrane anchor subunit — protein MFNHYESPIRKPLILGKKTLKNITDDILNPVKNKAGNLWWISLSISILAFLWGLGCIFYTIGTGIGVWGLNRTINWAWDITNFVWWVGIGHAGTLISAVLLLFRQKWRLSINRSAEAMTIFAVIQAGLFPIIHMGRPWNAHWVLPIPNQFGTLWPNFNSPLLWDVFAISTYFSVSTVFWFMGLIPDFAMIRDRISNPFQKKIYNILSFGWGGTSKDWQRFEEVSLILAGLCTPLVFSVHTIVSFDFSTSVIKGWHSTIFPPYFVAGAIFSGFAMVQTLLGVARKVLSLENYITRNHIEYMNMIILLTGGIVLLAYISEFILAWYSGNPFEKFIYFSVEASKGPFWWAFWTLIICNIIIPQFLWIKSVRRSFFWSYVIAIIINIGMWFERFDIIVLNLSHDYLPSSWTGFIPSFVDVGIFVGTIGLFFVLYLLYIRAFPVISQSELKTILKPDHNQKIMK, from the coding sequence ATGTTTAATCATTATGAATCTCCGATAAGGAAACCCCTAATTTTAGGAAAAAAAACATTAAAAAATATTACCGATGATATATTAAATCCTGTAAAAAATAAAGCTGGAAATCTATGGTGGATTTCTTTATCTATCTCTATTTTAGCATTTTTATGGGGATTAGGATGTATTTTTTACACAATCGGAACAGGCATAGGTGTATGGGGATTAAATAGAACAATTAATTGGGCATGGGATATAACAAACTTTGTTTGGTGGGTTGGAATTGGTCATGCGGGAACTTTAATTTCAGCTGTTTTATTATTATTTCGTCAAAAATGGCGTTTATCTATAAATCGTTCAGCAGAAGCAATGACAATTTTTGCAGTAATCCAAGCTGGATTATTTCCCATCATTCACATGGGAAGGCCATGGAATGCTCATTGGGTTTTACCCATTCCTAATCAATTTGGAACTTTGTGGCCAAATTTTAATTCTCCTTTATTGTGGGATGTCTTTGCAATTAGTACTTATTTTTCTGTTTCTACAGTTTTTTGGTTTATGGGATTAATTCCAGATTTTGCAATGATTAGAGACCGAATTTCAAACCCTTTTCAAAAAAAAATCTACAATATTCTTAGTTTTGGATGGGGAGGAACATCAAAAGATTGGCAAAGATTTGAAGAAGTATCCTTAATTTTAGCTGGTTTATGCACTCCATTAGTATTTTCTGTACATACTATAGTTTCTTTTGATTTTTCTACTTCTGTAATTAAGGGTTGGCATAGCACAATATTTCCTCCTTATTTTGTAGCAGGAGCTATATTTTCGGGTTTTGCTATGGTACAAACTTTATTAGGCGTAGCGAGAAAAGTTCTTTCTTTGGAAAATTATATCACAAGAAATCATATTGAGTATATGAATATGATTATATTATTAACAGGAGGAATTGTTTTATTAGCTTATATCTCAGAATTTATTCTTGCTTGGTATTCAGGAAATCCTTTTGAAAAATTCATTTATTTTTCTGTAGAAGCATCTAAAGGACCATTTTGGTGGGCGTTTTGGACTTTGATCATTTGTAATATTATTATTCCTCAATTTTTATGGATAAAATCTGTAAGAAGAAGTTTTTTTTGGTCTTATGTTATAGCTATTATTATAAATATTGGAATGTGGTTTGAAAGATTTGATATTATAGTTTTAAATCTAAGTCATGATTATCTTCCTTCTTCTTGGACTGGATTTATTCCTTCGTTTGTAGATGTAGGAATTTTTGTAGGAACTATTGGGCTATTTTTTGTTCTTTATTTATTATACATACGTGCTTTTCCTGTGATTTCACAATCGGAATTAAAAACAATATTGAAACCTGATCATAATCAAAAAATAATGAAATGA
- a CDS encoding DUF3341 domain-containing protein translates to MNNYVYVHALYNNDNTLINNIKIIQNHNYNIHEVYSPFPIHNLTELLKLKKTNLSFLSFIYGLIGFCIACVLTWYTMIYSWPQNIGGKPSFSWIINLPSFIPVIFELSIFFSAHFMCITYLIQCRLFPGRMPKNPDSRTTDNMFLIEIYAEKNNEKLVNLLKKNGAIEINLIKTKSN, encoded by the coding sequence ATGAATAATTATGTATATGTACATGCATTATATAATAATGATAATACGCTAATAAATAATATAAAAATTATACAGAATCACAATTATAATATACATGAAGTTTATTCTCCTTTTCCTATTCATAATTTAACTGAACTGTTAAAATTAAAAAAAACGAATTTATCTTTTTTATCTTTTATATATGGATTGATAGGTTTTTGCATAGCTTGTGTATTGACTTGGTATACTATGATTTATAGTTGGCCTCAAAATATTGGAGGAAAACCCTCTTTCTCCTGGATTATAAATCTTCCTTCTTTTATTCCTGTTATATTTGAATTATCAATTTTTTTTTCTGCACATTTTATGTGTATAACTTATCTTATTCAATGTAGATTATTTCCAGGACGTATGCCTAAAAATCCAGATTCAAGAACTACAGATAACATGTTTTTAATAGAAATTTATGCTGAAAAAAATAACGAAAAATTAGTGAATCTATTGAAAAAAAATGGAGCAATAGAGATCAATTTAATAAAAACTAAATCTAATTAG
- a CDS encoding cytochrome c, whose amino-acid sequence MNKYFQRIFIILLVFILESCWFDKTKPNVVYMPDMYYSEAYEPYSDPYFSYNKKARKIEIPFFSKGKTSSLLPVKGTISRKKFFYKKNIKNKKFNFSKDIIIQNPLYEKKEITNKGKKLYKINCSICHGENGDGQGELVKNEKILGIPNYKDRNLTVESVYHVVTYGKNNMNSYASQLNERDRWIVSEYVLFLKEKNK is encoded by the coding sequence ATGAATAAATATTTTCAAAGAATTTTTATTATTTTATTGGTGTTTATTTTAGAATCTTGTTGGTTTGATAAAACTAAACCTAATGTTGTGTATATGCCTGACATGTATTATTCAGAAGCATATGAACCTTATTCAGATCCTTATTTTAGTTATAACAAAAAAGCTAGAAAAATTGAAATTCCATTTTTTTCAAAAGGAAAAACTTCTTCATTATTACCAGTAAAAGGTACAATTTCTAGAAAAAAATTTTTTTATAAAAAAAATATCAAAAATAAAAAATTTAATTTTTCAAAAGATATAATAATTCAAAATCCATTATACGAAAAAAAAGAAATTACAAATAAAGGAAAAAAATTATATAAAATTAATTGTTCTATATGTCATGGTGAAAATGGGGATGGACAAGGAGAATTGGTGAAAAACGAAAAAATTTTAGGAATTCCTAATTATAAAGATAGAAATCTTACTGTTGAAAGTGTTTATCATGTTGTTACTTATGGTAAAAATAATATGAATTCCTATGCCTCGCAATTAAATGAAAGAGATAGATGGATAGTATCAGAGTATGTTTTATTTCTAAAAGAAAAAAATAAATAA